Proteins encoded within one genomic window of Aspergillus nidulans FGSC A4 chromosome VII:
- a CDS encoding aminopeptidase (transcript_id=CADANIAT00008427) — MVACRSLVRQWPRYLRHPSSLRALSRLSQPRVQTQFVRRGYASISAAELKFGQPLHETHPHLLDPGELTPGITALEYAHRRSRLANKLPKHAIAVLAAAEVTYRASGIFNVFRQDSNFFYLTGFNEPDALAIIINDGSGDNHLFHLYCREKDAKAELWDGARSGTQAAMDVFNADESGDIERISDILPKVLADATEIYTDIPAFNPGRSSLHRFLYGPTGTSEKLKKLVDHSKVKPLRPILNEMRAFKSEEEVVQLRRVGQASGRAFTEAMRHSFTGEKDLSSFLEYNFKLNGCDGSAFVPVVAAGSNALSIHYTKNDDIFKDGDMVLVDGGGELGTYISDITRTWPVNGKFSDPQRDLYNAVLNVHRSCVSLCRESAGLSLDRLHGIAENGLKDQLTQLGFDLSGDALRTLFPHHLGHYIGLDVHDCAGYSRGYDLKAGQCITIEPGIYVPDDDRWPAKFRGVGIRIEDSVCVGDDNPIVLTTEAVKEVLTWCNSQVDDIEALRD, encoded by the exons ATGGTGGCATGCAGATCGCTTGTGCGCCAATGGCCTCGCTATCTTCGCCACCCTTCTTCGCTGAGAGCGCTCTCAAGGTTGAGTCAACCGAGGGTTCAAACTCAATTTGTACGCCGCGGATACGCTTCCATCTCGGCCGCAGAGCTTAAGTTCGGACAACCGCTGCACGAGACACACCCGCATTTGCTGGACCCTGGAGAGT TAACGCCTGGAATCACCGCGCTCGAGTATGCCCATCGCCGTTCCCGACTCGCAAACAAACTCCCTAAACATGCCATCGCTGTCCTGGCGGCCGCGGAGGTGACCTATCGAGCTTCGGGAATCTTTAACGTATTTCGCCAGGACTCCAACTTCTTCTACCTCACCG GTTTCAACGAGCCGGATGCACTGGCCATTATTA TAAATGATGGCTCGGGTGACAACCATCTCTTTCACCTCTATTGTCGGGAGAAAGATGCAAAGGCTGAATTATGGGATGGGGCCCGCTCGGGAACGCAGGCCGCAATGGATGTCTTCAATGCCGATGAG TCGGGCGATATTGAACGTATCAGCGATATCCTCCCTAAAGTTCTCGCCGACGCGACGGAAATCTACACGGATATCCCAGCCTTCAATCCCGGACGATCGTCATTGCACCGCTTTCTATACGGCCCTACCGGCACATCGGAGAAActcaagaagctggttgaTCACAGCAAGGTTAAACCGCTGCGGCCCATCCTCAATGAAATGAGAGCGTTCAAAAgtgaagaggaggttgtACAGCTGCGGCGAGTCGGCCAGGCATCTGGGCGGGCATTCACCGAGGCCATGAGGCACTCGTTCACAGGAGAAAAGGACCTATCATCCTTTCTGGAATATAACTTCAAGCTCAATGGCTGTGATGGCAGTGCTTTCGTTCCCGTTGTTGCCGCTGGCTCG AATGCTCTAAGTATTCACTATACGAAGAATGATGACATTTTCAA GGACGGAGATATGGTCCTTGTTGACGGAGGCGGT GAATTGGGCACTTATATTTCAGACATTACCCGGACTTGGCCAGTAAACGGCAAGTTCTCGGATCCGCAGCGCGACCTCTATAATGCGGTGTTGAACGTGCATCGCAGCTGCGTCTCCCTTTGCAGGGAGAGCGCTGGCCTCTCGCTTGACCGCTTACATGGTATCGCTGAAAATGGATTGAAAGATCAATTGACACAGCTGGGCTTTGATCTCTCGGGAGAT GCATTGAGGACTCTTTTTCCACACCACTTGGGCCACTACATCGGATTAGATGTCCACGACTGTGCCGGGTATTCTAGGGGCTATGACCTTAAGGCCGGTCAATGTATCACGATTGAGCC GGGCATCTATGTTCCGGACGATGACCGATGGCCGGCCAAATTCCGAGGCGTCGGAATTCGAATTGAGGATAGCGTTTGTGTCGGCGACGACAATCCTATTGTATTGACTACGGAAGCAGTGAAAGAG GTGCTAACATGGTGCAACTCCCAGGTGGACGATATTGAGGCACTCCGCGATTAG
- a CDS encoding pyridoxamine 5'-phosphate oxidase family protein (transcript_id=CADANIAT00008428), with translation MGKTLVYPKRDSNTVNRYKHRATYDLGAIHSIINSSQVLHVSFNPGPSDPFPAILPMIGQMASFDYPSASIDEPLDCYLHGYVSSRIMNLARASEDEGLPVCVAASKVDGLVLSLTPNSHSYNYRSAILHGYAKLVTDEAEKLWAMELITNSVLPDRWKHSRIPPDKAEMSSTVILKVRIVDGSGKIRDGGVSDERKDTDNTEVTERVWTGVVPVYETFGEPIPSVSNKVEEIPGYITSYVAKTNEKNRDYATTAVGITLPKEEQH, from the exons ATGGGCAAGACGCTGGTCTATCCCAAGCGGGACTCGAACACAGTCAACCGCTACAAGCACAGAG CAACCTATGATCTCGGCGCAATCCACTCCATCATAAACTCTAGCCAGGTCCTCCATGTCTCCTTCAATCCTGGGCCTTCTGACCCGTTTCCCGCCATTCTACCCATGATAGGGCAGATGGCATCATTCGACTATCCTTCCGCTAGTATCGATGAGCCTCTTGACTGCTATCTTCATGGCTATGTTAGCTCACGCATTATGAATTTGGCACGCGCCTCCGAGGATGAAGGACTGCCCGTTTGTGTCGCTGCAAGCAAAGTGGACGGATTAGTCTTATCGCTCACTCCGAACTCCCACAGCTACAACTACCGATCTGCCATCCTCCACGGCTACGCAAAGCTTGTGACggatgaagctgagaaactGTGGGCAATGGAACTTATAACCAACTCTGTGCTTCCGGACCGTTGGAAGCACTCTCGTATCCCACCTGACAAGGCTGAAATGTCCTCGACTGTAATACTAAAGGTCCGAATCGTCGATGGCAGTGGCAAGATCCGTGATGGTGGTGTTTCCGATGAGAGGAAGGATACGGACAACACAGAAGTCACTGAGCGTGTCTGGACAGGCGTAGTTCCCGTTTACGAGACATTTGGTGAACCGATACCGAGTGTTTCTAATAAGGTGGAAGAGATTCCGGGATACATCACCTCGTATGTTGCTAAAACGAACGAGAAAAACCGTGATTATGCGACAACTGCGGTGGGCATTACTCTTCCGAAGGAGGAACAGCATTAA
- a CDS encoding SIR2 family NAD-dependent protein deacylase (transcript_id=CADANIAT00008429), translating into MVSNDIKSFQEYLKGSKRIMALLGAGLSASSGLPTFRGAGGLWRSYDATELATPEAFEANPDLVWQFYSYRRHMALKAKPNKAHYALAELARRKREFITLSQNVDGLSQRANHPPEQLHLLHGNLFTVKCTSFYCKYVRENDFTDPIVPALAIPKNIPEPRPFTDDKSGEKASESLASALKQQQKPENEEEAELDISDARIPLNPVSRDALPRCPECKEGLLRPGVVWFGESLPVQTLDLVDNWMNEGKIDLMLVIGTSSRVWPAAGYAEQARAKGARVAVVNMDPNDMGKGTFTSKDWFFQGDAGVIVPEILKSVTGEV; encoded by the exons ATGGTCTCTAACGACATCAAATCCTTTCAAGAGTATCTCAAAGGGAGCAAACGGATAATGGCCTTGCTGGGAGCCGGtctctccgcttcctctgGCCTCCCCACATTCCGCGGCGCCGGCGGGCTCTGGCGCTCCTACGATGCAACAGAGCTAGCAACTCCGGAAGCCTTCGAGGCGAACCCGGACCTGGTTTGGCAATTTTACAGTTATAGGCGACATATGGCACTGAAGGCCAAACCAAATAAAGCGCATTACGCCCTTGCAGAGCtagcaaggagaaagagagagtTCATCACGTTGAGTCAAAATGTTGATG GTTTGTCGCAACGAGCGAATCATCCCCCTGAACAACTTCACCTTCTGCATGGGAACCTGTTCACGGTCAAATGTACATCGTTCTACTGCAAATATGTCCGTGAGAACGACTTTACGGACCCGATTGTCCCCGCACTTGCGATACCGAAGAACATCCCTGAACCGCGACCGTTCACAGACGACAAatccggcgagaaggcgtCAGAGTCACTAGCCAGCGCTTTGAAACAACAACAAAAACCAGAgaacgaagaagaagcggaacTAGATATCTCCGACGCACGCATCCCGCTCAACCCCGTGAGCCGCGACGCTCTCCCACGCTGTCCAGAATGCAAAGAGGGTCTACTGCGACCAGGCGTTGTCTGGTTCGGCGAGTCCCTACCCGTACAAACGCTAGACCTTGTGGACAATTGGATGAATGAGGGAAAGATCGATCTGATGCTTGTCATTGGAACAAGCTCGAGGGTTTGGCCTGCGGCCGGGTATGCTGAGCAGGCGAGAGCCAAAGGGGCGAGGGTAGCTGTCGTTAATATGGACCCTAATGACATGGGTAAGGGAACGTTTACGTCAAAGGATTGGTTCTTCCAAGGAGATGCCGGAGTTATTGTGCCAGAAATCCTGAAAAGCGTCACTGGGGAAGTCTAG
- a CDS encoding uncharacterized protein (transcript_id=CADANIAT00008430) encodes MATSYDATTTASELADHLSADIKGKVVLTTGPSPASIGAMFVESIARGLPALIILAGRSTTKLQQTAGAIAQAQPVVKVRLLHLDLGSLASVREAARELASWEDVPRIDVLVNNAGIMGTKFALSPEGVESQFTTNHLGHFLLTNLIIGKILKSDTPRVVNVSSDGHRLSPIRWADYNFQEGEIYNKWLAYGQSKTANMLMAVSLAEKLGSRGLLAFSLHPGVIISTSISGGLDNMDEDLAALKALDRMLGNAEGWRDFKVKTRQQGAATTVYAAFYPGLKESNGAYLQDCHVADPWTDTVKPWGTDKVEAERLWKLSEKLSMEWTVEAGLLAGGYGKSLQMCIQKPKTGDHYFHFVIYGENQLVPGNNTIRIPSVRMTMADDITHFRSIPWVSDLLNDPTFVTHPIPSRKIKASTEDSLFSTTLNSRSTISSCLLQYRILSSNATPLYRNAIPTNEVRIFCTLGSDLNGYPGILHGGIVATLLDEFMGLILSMSRAGGEPGMEGPVTAYLNTRFVRPVMTPGTVVVSGRIVEAKEERKWKIVGNIKDTSNKTSPAWPQYMPRISHATALLLSTATESFLKVELQMPALLILALALLLVCLSNMIGSYSSFAAAATFHLDSGIYFSGIGFEQPCFGNAGNCLERALGKGKPRGLKKNLGLI; translated from the exons ATGGCAACATCGTACGACGCAACCACAACAGCTTCCGAGCTTGCGGACCATCTGTCTGCTGATATAAAGGGGAAAGTGGTCCTCACAACTGGGCCCTCACCAGCCAGCATTGGCGCGATGTTCGTGGAATCAATTGCGCGCGGCCTGCCAGCCCTAATCATCCTCGCTGGACGCAGCACGACAAAGCTGCAGCAAACGGCCGGTGCAATTGCCCAGGCACAGCCGGTTGTCAAAGTGCGCTTGCTGCATCTTGATTTGGGCTCTCTGGCTAGTGTACGAGAAGCTGCGAGGGAGTTGGCTAGCTGGGAAGATGTCCCGCGAATTGATGTACTCGTCAACAATGCAGGCATCATGGGCACGAAGTTCGCTCTCAGCCCAGAGGGCGTCGAGAGCCAATTTACGACAAACCATCTCGGACACTTCCTCCTCACGAATCTGATCATTGGAAAGATTCTGAAGTCGGACACACCGCGGGTTGTTAATGTTAGTAGTGATGGGCATAGATTAAGTCCAATCAGGTGGGCGGATTATAATTTTCAG GAAGGAGAGATCTATAACAAATGGCTTGCGTACGGACAGTCCAAGACTGCTAATATGCTGATGGCTGTCTCGTTGGCGGAGAAACTAGGATCTAGGGGGCTTCTGGCGTTTAGTCTGCACCCCGGTGTCATCATTAGTACTTCCATCTCAGGTGGACTTGATAATATGGATGAAGATCTTGCTGCATTGA AAGCTCTTGACAGGATGCTCGGAAATGCAGAGGGCTGGCGCGATTTCAAAGTGAAGACGAGACAGCAAGGAGCTGCGACCACGGTATATGCTGCATTTTATCCTGGCCTAAAAG AAAGTAACGGGGCATATCTGCAGGACTGCCATGTGGCTGACCCTTGGACGGACACGGTCAAGCCATGGGGTACGGACAAGGTGGAAGCTGAAAGACTGTGGAAGTTGAGCGAGAAGCTG AGTATGGAATGGA CGGTAGAAGCTGGGTTGTTGGCGGGCGGATACGGGAAAAGTCTACAGATGTGCATTCAGAAACCCAAAACTGGAGATCACTACTTTCATTTCGTGATCT ATGGAGAAAA CCAACTTGTGCCAGGCAACAACACCATTCGCATCCCATCAGTTCGCATGACAATGGCAGACGATATCACCCACTTCCGATCAATACCTTGGGTATCCGACCTCCTGAACGATCCCACCTTCGTTACCCACCCAATTCCCTCTCGAAAGATCAAAGCCAGCACAGAAGACAGCCTCTTCTCTACAACGCTCAACTCCCGCTCTACCATCTCCTCATGCCTCCTCCAATACCGCATTTTATCATCAAACGCCACGCCTCTATACCGGAACGCCATACCGACGAACGAAGTTCGCATCTTCTGCACCCTTGGTTCTGATCTCAATGGTTACCCCGGGATTCTGCATGGCGGCATCGTAGCGACATTGTTGGACGAGTTCATGGGTCTGATACTGAGTATGAGTCGGGCTGGTGGAGAGCCAGGTATGGAGGGCCCGGTCACAGCGTATTTGAATACCAGGTTTGTTAGGCCGGTGATGACGCCGGGAACGGTGGTGGTTTCGGGCAGGATTGTGGAGGCcaaagaggagagaaagtggaAGATCGTGGGGAATATCAAGG ATACTAGTAACAAG ACGTCTCCGGCCTGGCCCCAGTATATGCCAAGGATTAGCCATGCAACagctctgctgctgtcgaCAGCAACTGAGAGCTTCTTAAAGGTTGAGCTCCAGATGCCTGCTCTATTAATCTTGGCTCTTGCTCTCCTACTAGTTTGCCTGTCGAATATGATCGGCAGCTACTCTAGTTTTGCTGCCGCAGCCACTTTCCACCTTGACTCCGGCATTTACTTTTCCGGCATCGGCTTTGAACAACCTTGCTTTGGGAATGCTGGCAATTGCTTGGAAAGGGCCCTTGGAAAGGGCAAGCCTCGCGGGTTAAAAAAAAACTTGGGTTTAATCTAG